One part of the Prunus persica cultivar Lovell chromosome G5, Prunus_persica_NCBIv2, whole genome shotgun sequence genome encodes these proteins:
- the LOC18777367 gene encoding uncharacterized protein LOC18777367, producing MIMSMKQTLLAKTTTWTRLGTMTIMVRGVGKGLRIDIPEFHGSLQLEEFLDWLNSVEEVLEFKDVHENIKVSLIATRFRGCASAWWQQFKATRLREGKEKIETWEKLRKHMRSTFLPPNYSKLVYQQLQNLRQGNHTVGEYTTEFYELVARSDLAETDEQLESRYIGGMRVQFQDTLNLFDPFSVAKAQQRALQLEKHMSRKANSGGAWSGNSPNNRGGGSNSAPFRASTPLVQNPKSFVSDPLGKAQTVGPKRTAFRCFKCGETGHCMAECKKSDRVGKGLFIEHDENQLQEYHDFEHGPVYDNEPNDVVEEYMTEDDGPLLMVRKTCFTPRETEGSDGWLRNNVFQSICTIGGKVCKLVIDPGSCENIISKEAIRKLGLETQPHPHPYKLSWLQKGTEVNGVKKALVPFSIGKLQR from the coding sequence ATGATTATGAGCATGAAACAAACCCTTTTAGCGAAGACAACCACATGGACAAGATTGGGCACAATGACAATTATGGTACGAGGTGTTGGGAAGGGTTTGAGAATTGATATTCCTGAATTTCATGGCAGCCTTCAACTTGAGGAATTTCTTGATTGGCTTAATTCTGTAGAAGAGGTACTAGAGTTTAAAGATGTTcatgaaaatataaaagtttCCCTTATAGCGACCAGATTTCGTGGGTGTGCTTCGGCATGGTGGCAGCAATTCAAGGCAACCCGTCTGCGGGAGGGAAAAGAGAAGATTGAAACTTGGGAAAAATTGAGAAAGCATATGCGGTCAACCTTTCTACCACCCAATTACTCAAAATTAGTGTatcaacaacttcaaaattTGAGACAAGGAAATCATACGGTGGGTGAGTATACCACCGAATTTTATGAGTTGGTGGCTAGAAGTGACCTTGCTGAGACAGATGAGCAGTTAGAATCACGATATATTGGGGGCATGAGGGTGCAGTTTCAAGATACCTTGAACCTCTTCGATCCATTCTCAGTAGCGAAGGCACAACAAAGAGCCTTGCAATTGGAGAAACATATGAGTCGAAAGGCAAATAGTGGAGGGGCTTGGTCTGGAAATAGCCCAAATAACCGTGGTGGAGGAAGCAATTCAGCCCCTTTTCGTGCTTCTACTCCACTAGTTCAGAACCCGAAGTCATTTGTGAGTGATCCCCTCGGCAAGGCACAAACTGTGGGACCCAAACGTACTGCTTTTCGTTGTTTTAAGTGTGGGGAAACTGGACATTGTATGGCAGAATGCAAGAAAAGCGATAGAGTTGGTAAGGGTTTATTCATTGAACATGATGAAAATCAGTTACAAGAGTATCATGATTTCGAACATGGTCCGGTTTATGATAATGAACCCAATGATGTTGTGGAGGAATATATGACCGAGGATGATGGCCCATTGCTCATGGTGAGAAAAACTTGTTTTACTCCTCGTGAAACTGAAGGTAGTGATGGATGGCTTCGCAATAATGTTTTCCAGTCCATTTGTACTATTGGTGGCAAGGTGTGCAAGTTGGTAATTGACCCCGGAAGTTGCGAAAACATAATATCTAAAGAAGCAATCAGGAAATTAGGCTTGGAAACACAACCACATCCCCACCCATATAAGCTTTCATGGCTGCAAAAGGGTACTGAAGTGAATGGGGTTAAGAAGGCTCTTGTTCCTTTCTCCATTGGAAAACTACAAAGATAA